A stretch of Myroides oncorhynchi DNA encodes these proteins:
- a CDS encoding TssN family type VI secretion system protein — translation MDIELVKAFFLKHLLLPTIIIVLVLIVVFLKKKLSFIKPKVVILYTLISGLVLALPGFLGFSGNSFNPYWYIMASIIYFLLGIFNVNQLLKRFQNKDAAKWLVITFEVVITLICMLFGAWLFAYIFDWLSPFKGYAFISATSIIVYIIPLLFYYTYVEFLNIPFSIYKTWTYEKNKQSVDFEGIDFNKLMVINIELTKNITDGNRFRIKAKTLSSGVSFGDWFHKVLDDYNYKNGTSMIELYNLNRESYSWVFYVKKSIFHFRRYIDFDLDITENNIKENDVIVCKRVAEFKQEI, via the coding sequence ATGGATATAGAATTAGTAAAAGCCTTTTTTTTAAAGCATTTGCTTTTACCCACTATAATAATAGTGCTTGTTTTAATAGTAGTATTTCTTAAAAAGAAATTATCATTTATAAAACCTAAAGTTGTAATACTCTACACCCTTATTAGTGGGCTTGTATTGGCTCTACCTGGTTTTTTAGGATTCTCAGGCAATAGCTTTAATCCCTATTGGTATATAATGGCAAGTATTATCTATTTTTTATTGGGTATTTTTAATGTAAACCAACTTTTAAAAAGATTTCAAAATAAGGATGCAGCTAAATGGCTAGTGATCACTTTTGAGGTAGTAATAACTCTTATTTGTATGTTATTTGGAGCGTGGTTATTTGCGTATATTTTTGATTGGTTAAGTCCATTTAAAGGATATGCTTTTATCTCGGCAACAAGCATAATAGTCTATATTATTCCTCTTCTTTTTTATTATACCTATGTTGAGTTTTTAAATATTCCTTTTAGTATTTATAAAACATGGACCTATGAAAAAAACAAACAGTCAGTTGATTTTGAAGGAATTGACTTTAATAAGTTAATGGTTATCAATATAGAACTTACAAAGAATATTACCGATGGAAATAGGTTTAGAATTAAAGCAAAAACCCTTTCCTCAGGTGTAAGTTTTGGAGATTGGTTTCACAAGGTTTTAGACGATTATAATTATAAGAATGGTACTTCTATGATTGAGCTATACAATTTAAACAGGGAATCTTATTCATGGGTATTTTATGTAAAAAAATCCATATTTCATTTTAGAAGGTACATCGATTTTGACCTTGATATCACTGAAAATAATATAAAAGAAAATGATGTAATTGTTTGTAAAAGAGTTGCTGAATTCAAACAAGAAATATAA
- a CDS encoding type VI secretion system baseplate subunit TssF, protein MKKILNNYSKEVIKSRILQNAAKLWGVNNPNALDPFVTLLVDAFSTEIFKVNNDIEDIKAGILEKMARLLTPSIYTYPRPSHAIAIIEAEESKEMLINHQEFFTKKLFTSNVKSASDIQIDIPFTAIDNINLYKLKVSCMLIGDTIWQYDRFYNSVPQVKLSKSIRHNTMFLAIDFSEYDLEHTPEHLSLYCDNPTYENLEFVYKLLPFSLMSIKGDLLKVTEGLTYPDKEIKKGYEDIFDSYSIEHRIEENIKNIYSSKFIELRGFKDKIADLDLGVLPSELEFLKQQPQAKQVLENNNLLWIQIDFPAQYSKEILEGFTFHLNAFPVLNRGWKQNKSSLDIMGNNIPLITSLGEEFLYTSKVVDSHAREYNEIPFSENNSLKQGLYTVRKGGMERFSQRNAIDLITNVIELTRDEVSAFGIVERDKVMEALKNMIFQMRALDQKVKSVDGIVPSDVNYVIVEPLTNTEYLNATYWITHCALANNIRKATELVQQNKVYTNVNRHILLLSNTQGGEREKTGTDAIQAYKYALTTRDKIISKEDIKNYCKMVLKQQCKEVNVSKGTIVSDKPKEGFIRTVNIEIVVSDYEELSSQYWISYAHSLKKQIVSRAIDGIEYVVSFKPETSIKA, encoded by the coding sequence ATGAAAAAGATATTAAATAATTATTCCAAAGAAGTAATCAAATCTAGAATTCTTCAAAATGCAGCTAAGCTTTGGGGGGTTAATAACCCTAATGCATTAGATCCTTTTGTGACATTACTAGTAGATGCCTTTAGTACGGAGATTTTTAAAGTAAACAATGATATAGAGGATATAAAAGCGGGTATCTTAGAAAAGATGGCGCGTTTATTAACCCCTAGTATATATACTTATCCAAGACCTTCTCATGCTATTGCAATTATAGAGGCAGAGGAGTCTAAAGAGATGCTTATTAACCATCAAGAATTCTTTACTAAAAAGCTCTTTACATCTAATGTAAAGTCAGCTTCAGATATTCAAATAGATATTCCCTTTACAGCTATTGATAACATAAATCTTTACAAGCTTAAGGTTAGTTGTATGTTAATTGGAGATACTATTTGGCAGTACGATAGATTCTACAACAGTGTACCACAGGTAAAACTAAGTAAGTCCATCAGGCATAATACTATGTTTTTAGCTATTGATTTTAGTGAATATGATTTAGAGCATACCCCTGAGCATTTAAGTCTTTATTGTGATAATCCTACTTATGAGAATTTAGAGTTTGTATATAAACTACTTCCTTTTTCTTTAATGAGTATAAAAGGAGATCTGCTAAAAGTAACAGAGGGGCTAACTTATCCTGATAAAGAGATTAAAAAGGGGTATGAAGATATCTTTGATAGTTATTCTATTGAACATAGAATCGAGGAAAATATCAAGAATATCTATTCTAGTAAGTTTATTGAACTAAGAGGCTTTAAGGATAAAATTGCTGATTTAGACCTTGGTGTTTTACCAAGTGAACTTGAGTTTTTAAAACAACAACCTCAGGCTAAACAGGTTTTAGAAAACAATAATCTTCTTTGGATTCAAATTGATTTTCCAGCTCAGTATTCTAAAGAAATTTTAGAAGGTTTCACTTTTCATTTAAATGCTTTTCCAGTATTAAATAGAGGATGGAAACAAAATAAATCTAGTTTAGATATCATGGGAAATAATATTCCATTAATCACTAGCCTTGGAGAGGAATTCTTGTATACAAGTAAAGTAGTGGATAGCCATGCCAGAGAATATAATGAGATACCTTTTTCTGAAAACAATAGTTTAAAACAAGGATTGTATACTGTTAGAAAAGGTGGAATGGAGCGTTTTAGTCAGCGCAATGCCATTGATCTTATAACCAATGTAATTGAGTTAACAAGGGATGAAGTATCTGCTTTTGGTATTGTTGAGAGAGATAAGGTAATGGAGGCATTAAAAAACATGATTTTCCAAATGAGAGCTTTAGATCAAAAAGTAAAATCTGTTGATGGTATAGTTCCAAGTGATGTGAATTATGTTATAGTAGAACCATTAACTAATACAGAATATCTAAATGCTACATATTGGATTACTCATTGTGCCCTTGCCAACAATATTAGAAAAGCCACTGAGCTTGTTCAACAAAACAAGGTCTATACCAATGTTAACAGACATATTCTACTTCTTAGCAATACTCAAGGAGGAGAACGTGAAAAAACCGGAACAGACGCTATTCAAGCTTATAAATATGCCTTAACTACAAGAGATAAGATTATTTCAAAAGAAGATATTAAAAACTATTGTAAAATGGTTTTAAAGCAACAGTGTAAAGAGGTTAATGTATCAAAGGGAACAATAGTTAGTGACAAGCCAAAAGAAGGATTTATTCGTACTGTAAATATTGAAATAGTTGTTAGTGATTATGAAGAATTAAGCAGTCAGTATTGGATTAGTTATGCCCATAGTTTGAAAAAACAAATTGTCAGTAGAGCAATTGATGGTATTGAGTATGTGGTGAGTTTTAAACCAGAGACATCTATTAAGGCTTAA
- a CDS encoding GPW/gp25 family protein: MQNTFYKFPFNPELAMSEGASLPTCSLAESIAQNVMLLVITRKGENRFNPDYGNAVWDLEFDNAVTSVEWERVFEESLLDQIKKHEPRIIFPKIQVHMEYVEHNYGTKDFVEIRKKAKIGVNAVLTDIGELFTFSTHIYLSPMSVD, translated from the coding sequence ATGCAAAATACATTTTATAAATTTCCTTTCAATCCTGAACTAGCCATGAGTGAAGGGGCTAGTTTACCAACCTGTAGTTTAGCCGAGAGTATTGCTCAAAACGTGATGCTACTAGTTATTACTCGCAAAGGTGAAAATAGATTTAATCCTGATTATGGAAATGCTGTTTGGGACTTAGAGTTTGACAATGCAGTGACTTCAGTAGAGTGGGAGAGAGTCTTTGAGGAGAGTTTACTTGATCAAATCAAAAAGCATGAACCAAGAATTATCTTTCCCAAGATTCAAGTACACATGGAATATGTGGAACATAATTACGGAACTAAAGATTTTGTTGAGATAAGAAAAAAAGCCAAAATAGGTGTTAATGCTGTGCTTACTGATATAGGGGAACTTTTTACATTCTCAACCCATATCTATCTTAGCCCGATGTCGGTGGATTAA